The following proteins come from a genomic window of Paeniglutamicibacter kerguelensis:
- a CDS encoding ABC transporter permease — translation MSAPVTQRPPEASPTLGYLAGIGTIFKLEILQRVRSRGWYIMLAIWFVVIAAVVALAAATVGSEGFGAGQVMFELVIAFVLFFGMLIAPALSSNSITGDRANGTLAILQNTLLTPGQLLIGKWLAAWVASLGFLVVTIPLIGWAMTYGDVYLPGVPVLLGMLALELAIVCAIGVGVSALANRTLFAVLISYLLVAMLGLGTLIGFGLSMELVKTEVMVSEQIWPDEYMNGDGTVEWDENNYTCGTALYPMTAYATERNTWLLAANPFVVVADAVPRPAVDPSNQSLDTMGPMGGISEAVRQSQAGQMDFTPCINGVKNVEVAPANATALWPLGLGLQLLLAAVLLVAGRRKLHTPAGRLATGTRIA, via the coding sequence ATGAGCGCCCCCGTCACGCAGCGCCCGCCCGAAGCGTCCCCGACCCTGGGTTACCTTGCCGGGATCGGAACGATCTTCAAGCTGGAGATCCTCCAGCGCGTGAGGAGCCGCGGTTGGTACATCATGCTCGCGATCTGGTTCGTGGTGATTGCCGCCGTCGTGGCACTGGCGGCAGCCACCGTCGGGTCCGAGGGATTCGGTGCGGGCCAGGTGATGTTCGAGCTGGTCATCGCGTTCGTCCTGTTCTTCGGAATGCTCATTGCCCCGGCCCTGAGCTCGAACTCCATCACCGGCGACAGAGCAAACGGCACCCTCGCCATCCTGCAAAACACCTTGCTCACGCCGGGGCAATTGCTGATCGGCAAGTGGCTTGCCGCATGGGTTGCCTCCCTGGGGTTCCTGGTGGTGACGATTCCGCTGATCGGCTGGGCCATGACCTATGGGGACGTGTACCTGCCGGGAGTTCCCGTGCTCCTGGGCATGCTGGCCCTGGAACTGGCGATTGTCTGCGCTATCGGCGTCGGCGTTTCGGCCTTGGCCAACCGGACCCTTTTCGCGGTGCTCATCTCCTACCTCTTGGTGGCAATGCTGGGCCTTGGAACGCTGATCGGCTTTGGCCTGAGCATGGAACTGGTCAAGACCGAAGTCATGGTGTCCGAACAAATCTGGCCCGATGAGTACATGAACGGCGACGGAACCGTCGAATGGGACGAGAACAACTACACCTGTGGGACGGCGCTCTACCCCATGACGGCTTACGCGACCGAGCGAAACACCTGGCTGCTGGCGGCCAACCCGTTTGTGGTGGTGGCCGACGCCGTGCCGCGCCCGGCAGTGGATCCAAGCAACCAGTCCTTGGACACGATGGGGCCGATGGGCGGAATCAGCGAGGCCGTGCGCCAGTCGCAGGCCGGGCAGATGGATTTCACCCCGTGCATCAACGGGGTCAAGAATGTCGAGGTGGCGCCCGCAAACGCGACCGCGTTGTGGCCGCTGGGCCTGGGCCTGCAGCTGCTTTTGGCCGCCGTGCTGCTGGTGGCGGGTCGGCGCAAGCTGCATACCCCGGCCGGAAGGCTGGCGACGGGAACCCGCATCGCCTGA
- a CDS encoding ABC transporter ATP-binding protein, protein MESEVPSPGGVLESKHTRGGGIVATGLARSFGPVKAVENIDFRAAPGEVTALIGPNGSGKTTLLLMLASLLRPDRGSISVAGVDPATNPRAVRAVLGWMPDTLGVWESLTGREILTTVAALYGMDKKRGAVRAAELLELVSLGDLADTPARVFSRGQAQRLSLARALINDPAVLLLDEPASGLDPGARVQLRLLLRQLADGGKTVVISSHVLAELDEMADAAVFISKGHTVRSQTLAEAGAQTRGYTIATLDVPALRRVLDENQVQATYQHDLDSPRGNAKTRLAGEAEAAALLNTLVAAGVPVTAFAPSSGLLEETYLSLEEGSP, encoded by the coding sequence ATGGAATCCGAAGTCCCAAGCCCCGGCGGGGTGCTGGAAAGCAAACACACCCGAGGAGGCGGCATTGTCGCCACGGGCCTGGCCCGCTCGTTCGGGCCGGTGAAGGCCGTCGAGAACATCGATTTCCGGGCGGCCCCCGGCGAAGTCACGGCCCTGATCGGCCCCAACGGGTCCGGCAAGACCACGCTCCTGCTGATGCTCGCTTCGCTGCTGCGCCCCGATCGCGGCTCGATCTCCGTTGCCGGCGTGGACCCGGCGACGAACCCGCGCGCGGTGCGCGCGGTGCTCGGCTGGATGCCGGACACCCTGGGCGTCTGGGAATCGCTGACCGGCCGGGAAATCCTCACCACCGTGGCGGCGCTCTACGGCATGGACAAGAAGCGTGGGGCGGTGCGCGCGGCGGAATTGCTGGAACTGGTAAGCCTGGGAGACCTGGCCGACACCCCGGCCCGGGTGTTCTCGCGCGGCCAGGCACAAAGGCTGTCGCTGGCCCGCGCGCTGATCAACGACCCCGCCGTGTTGTTGCTCGACGAGCCGGCAAGCGGCCTGGACCCGGGAGCCCGGGTCCAGCTGAGGTTGCTGCTCAGGCAGCTGGCCGACGGCGGGAAGACCGTGGTGATCAGTTCCCACGTGCTGGCGGAGCTTGATGAAATGGCGGACGCCGCGGTGTTCATCTCCAAGGGACACACAGTTCGCAGCCAAACCCTGGCCGAGGCCGGGGCACAAACCCGCGGCTACACCATTGCAACGCTCGATGTCCCGGCACTGCGCCGGGTCCTCGACGAAAACCAGGTCCAGGCGACCTACCAGCACGACCTCGACTCGCCGCGCGGCAACGCCAAGACCCGGCTCGCCGGCGAGGCGGAGGCGGCGGCGCTGCTGAACACGCTCGTCGCGGCCGGCGTTCCCGTCACCGCCTTCGCCCCGTCCTCCGGACTTCTCGAAGAGACCTACCTGAGCCTTGAGGAAGGATCGCCATGA
- a CDS encoding aspartate kinase: MSLIVQKFGGSSVSDAEGIKRVARRIIDTKSAGHEVVVVVSAMGDTTDELLDLANQLTDEAPAREMDMLLSAGERISMALLAMAIDGLGAKAASFTGSQAGVMTDAIHGKARVIEVSPQRVRRAIERGYVAIVAGFQGMSKESNDITTMGRGGSDTTAVALAAALGADVCEIYTDVDGIYTADPRVVPTARKIDTISSEEMLEMAASGAKILHLRCVEYARRFGVPLHVRSSFSSNEGTWVLPSPDDQIKIQEGEPLEQPIISGVAHDRSEAKVTIVGVPDIPGKAAQIFGVIAGAHANIDMIVQNVSTSGSGRTDISFTLPMVDGKVVLDALGGAQEDIGFEDISYNENVGKLSLIGAGMRSNPGVSFTFFEALHQAGVNVDMISTSEIRISIVTDANKLDTAVRAIHAAFDLDSDDEATVYGGTGR, encoded by the coding sequence ATGAGCCTGATTGTCCAGAAATTCGGCGGATCGTCCGTTTCGGATGCCGAAGGCATCAAACGTGTTGCCCGTCGGATTATTGACACCAAGTCCGCCGGCCACGAAGTTGTTGTCGTCGTCTCCGCCATGGGTGACACCACCGATGAGCTGCTCGACCTTGCCAACCAACTGACCGACGAGGCGCCGGCCCGCGAAATGGACATGCTGCTCTCCGCCGGAGAACGCATTTCCATGGCGTTGCTGGCAATGGCCATCGACGGCCTGGGCGCCAAGGCGGCTTCATTCACCGGCTCCCAGGCGGGCGTGATGACCGACGCAATCCACGGCAAGGCACGCGTCATCGAGGTTTCCCCGCAGCGCGTGCGCCGCGCCATCGAGCGCGGCTACGTGGCGATCGTCGCCGGCTTCCAGGGCATGAGCAAGGAATCCAACGACATCACCACCATGGGTCGCGGCGGATCCGACACCACCGCGGTGGCGCTGGCCGCGGCACTGGGTGCCGATGTCTGCGAAATCTACACGGACGTGGACGGCATCTACACGGCGGATCCGCGCGTGGTGCCGACCGCACGCAAGATCGACACGATTTCCAGCGAGGAAATGCTGGAGATGGCAGCCTCCGGCGCCAAGATCCTGCACCTGCGCTGCGTTGAATATGCACGCCGCTTTGGGGTTCCATTGCATGTACGCTCGTCCTTCAGCAGCAATGAAGGAACCTGGGTCCTGCCCAGCCCCGACGACCAAATCAAGATTCAAGAAGGAGAACCCTTGGAACAGCCCATCATCTCCGGTGTCGCCCACGACCGCTCCGAAGCCAAGGTCACCATCGTTGGCGTTCCGGACATTCCGGGCAAGGCAGCCCAGATTTTCGGCGTGATTGCCGGCGCCCATGCCAACATCGACATGATCGTGCAGAACGTTTCGACCTCGGGGTCGGGCCGCACGGACATTTCCTTCACCCTTCCGATGGTCGACGGCAAGGTCGTGCTGGATGCCCTGGGCGGCGCGCAGGAAGATATCGGCTTCGAGGACATCTCCTACAACGAGAATGTTGGCAAGCTGTCGCTGATCGGCGCCGGCATGCGCTCCAACCCGGGCGTTTCCTTCACCTTCTTCGAGGCCCTGCACCAGGCCGGCGTGAACGTCGACATGATCTCCACCTCGGAAATCCGCATCTCGATCGTCACGGATGCCAACAAGCTGGACACCGCGGTGCGCGCCATCCATGCGGCATTCGACCTTGACTCCGATGACGAAGCAACCGTGTACGGCGGCACCGGCCGCTAG
- a CDS encoding 3-methyladenine DNA glycosylase, which yields MHSPTLVWLSEEQWLPLATAHAERSKRFGEPFTARRMNREKHPIEDFLFTYYTQKPGQLYRWHPGPGVVLGGAQARERAEWKFYRELLNEDTGERGYTVDVEAFAAARLEAIRFARIILAGTVQRPGNFACFGLHEWAMAYKSEQNGIRHEYLPLRLGAEGTDAVVEEHKIRCTHFDAYRFYTPEAAPLNELRPTRETQRNLEQPGCLHANMDLYKWAYKLAPAVPSELVMDCFELAWDIRTMDMQASPYDLLEWGHEPIRIETPAGKAEYVRRQKDFADRAQDLRGKLLALAQALPLEQT from the coding sequence ATGCATTCCCCCACCTTGGTTTGGCTGTCCGAAGAGCAGTGGCTGCCCTTGGCGACCGCCCACGCGGAACGTTCCAAGCGATTCGGGGAACCGTTCACCGCGCGGCGCATGAATCGCGAGAAGCACCCCATTGAGGACTTCCTCTTCACCTACTACACGCAGAAGCCCGGACAGCTCTACCGTTGGCATCCGGGGCCCGGCGTGGTGCTTGGCGGGGCGCAGGCACGGGAGCGTGCCGAGTGGAAGTTCTACCGCGAGCTACTCAACGAGGACACCGGCGAGCGCGGGTACACCGTGGACGTCGAGGCGTTTGCCGCGGCACGCCTCGAAGCGATCCGTTTTGCGCGGATCATCCTTGCCGGCACCGTGCAGCGCCCCGGGAACTTTGCCTGCTTCGGCCTGCACGAGTGGGCCATGGCCTACAAGTCGGAGCAGAACGGCATCCGGCACGAATACCTGCCGCTGCGCCTGGGCGCCGAGGGCACCGATGCGGTGGTGGAGGAACACAAGATCCGCTGCACCCACTTTGACGCGTATCGCTTCTACACCCCCGAGGCCGCACCGCTGAACGAGCTGCGGCCAACCCGCGAGACCCAGCGCAACCTGGAACAGCCCGGCTGCCTGCACGCCAACATGGACCTGTACAAGTGGGCGTACAAGCTCGCCCCGGCGGTGCCGAGCGAGCTGGTGATGGATTGCTTCGAGCTCGCATGGGACATCCGCACCATGGACATGCAGGCCTCCCCGTACGACCTCCTGGAATGGGGGCACGAGCCGATCCGCATCGAGACTCCCGCCGGCAAGGCCGAGTACGTGCGCCGGCAGAAGGACTTCGCGGACCGGGCGCAGGACCTGCGGGGCAAATTGCTGGCCCTTGCCCAGGCACTGCCCCTGGAACAGACTTAG